A portion of the Aquicoccus sp. G2-2 genome contains these proteins:
- a CDS encoding sulfotransferase, whose protein sequence is MALEIIGAGFGRTGTYSLKAALEHLGFGPCHHMSEVVSDPGQIEAWHNVTEGRPDFDAIFSGFRSAVDFPVSAYWQDVLAATPNAKIILSHREAEDWYGSFSQTILPLILDKEAWPQNAVPWFQMIEKVIIGKALRGHTDRDGILKAYRANEAAVRSLEAQGKALVFSVRDGWEPLCRFLGVDVPDAPFPKTNARADFFSSVKSGTQEAAV, encoded by the coding sequence ATGGCACTTGAAATCATCGGCGCAGGGTTCGGTCGAACCGGGACCTATTCACTGAAGGCGGCGCTGGAGCATCTGGGCTTCGGCCCGTGCCACCACATGTCCGAGGTGGTCAGTGACCCCGGACAGATCGAAGCCTGGCACAACGTGACGGAGGGGCGCCCCGACTTTGACGCGATCTTCTCGGGCTTTCGATCGGCTGTGGATTTCCCGGTTTCGGCCTACTGGCAAGACGTACTTGCGGCCACGCCGAACGCGAAGATCATCCTTTCGCACCGGGAGGCCGAGGATTGGTATGGCAGCTTTTCCCAGACCATCCTGCCGCTGATCCTCGACAAGGAGGCGTGGCCGCAAAACGCGGTTCCATGGTTTCAGATGATCGAGAAGGTCATCATCGGTAAGGCCTTGCGCGGCCATACCGACAGGGACGGCATTCTGAAGGCTTACCGTGCCAACGAAGCGGCGGTGCGGAGCCTGGAGGCGCAGGGCAAAGCCCTGGTGTTCAGTGTCCGCGATGGATGGGAACCGCTCTGCCGCTTTCTTGGCGTTGATGTGCCGGATGCGCCTTTCCCCAAGACCAATGCGCGGGCTGATTTCTTCTCGTCCGTCAAATCCGGAACGCAAGAGGCCGCTGTCTAG
- a CDS encoding nuclear transport factor 2 family protein, which produces MTNIDEVRRASAAFYAALNKMAQGDDAAMQDAWTKGDGVTAQHPIGGRDMGSDTVLASFSKVAEIAGGGDIRLMDQSINAGSDMAVETGMEVGTLTLAGHEARIEQRVTNVYQRQGGVWKLAHHHTDLSPAMLEILERLTQAA; this is translated from the coding sequence ATGACCAATATTGATGAAGTTCGCCGCGCCTCGGCCGCGTTCTACGCGGCACTCAACAAAATGGCACAGGGCGATGATGCCGCAATGCAGGACGCATGGACCAAGGGTGACGGGGTCACCGCGCAGCATCCCATCGGCGGGCGCGACATGGGTTCTGATACCGTCCTGGCCTCGTTCAGCAAGGTCGCCGAAATTGCCGGCGGCGGTGACATCCGGCTGATGGATCAGTCGATCAACGCCGGCTCGGACATGGCCGTTGAAACCGGTATGGAAGTCGGAACTTTGACCCTTGCCGGCCATGAAGCCAGGATCGAACAGCGTGTGACAAATGTCTATCAGCGCCAGGGTGGAGTGTGGAAACTGGCGCACCATCACACGGATTTGTCGCCCGCCATGCTGGAGATTCTTGAACGGCTGACCCAAGCTGCCTAG
- a CDS encoding cold-shock protein, whose translation MANGTVKWFNTTKGYGFIAPEGGGKDVFVHISAVERSGLTGLADDQKVTFDIEPGRDGREAAINIALA comes from the coding sequence ATGGCTAATGGCACCGTCAAATGGTTCAACACCACCAAAGGCTACGGCTTCATCGCCCCTGAAGGCGGCGGCAAGGATGTGTTCGTGCACATTTCCGCAGTCGAGCGTTCGGGCCTGACCGGGCTCGCCGATGATCAGAAAGTTACTTTCGACATCGAGCCGGGCCGTGATGGCCGCGAAGCTGCGATCAACATCGCGCTGGCCTAA
- a CDS encoding Ppx/GppA family phosphatase: MDGENQTISNEWGHFVRPLFNDPSARALSRVGVVDVGSNSVRLVVFDGAARSPAYFFNEKIMCALGEGLTQTGKLSPQGRVRALAAIRRFQRLAIGMRTGPLTAVATAAVRDAEDGPEFRDLVEEETGLKLHIIDGREEARLSAQGVLLGWPGSYGLVCDIGGASMELAEINHGEVGRRVTSQLGPLRLKGIKGGRKARKAHIKEIVSQLRETMGEQHNRLFLVGGSWRAIARIDMDRRGYPLHVLHEYRMTRKAVSATAKHIAASDPSELRARCGVSAIRMALVPIAAEVLKEVVKTFSPRDIAVSSYGIREGMLYEQMPQKLRDRDPLIEACYFAESKDARLPGFGHTLYNFILPLFKNASNERKRLIKAACLLHDVTWRAHPDYRAEMCFDNATRANLGGLKHSERVFLGLALLHRYSNSRKGTRFEPLFDLVSQSDQQVAEVIGKAMRFGAMLWLEKDARPGKLRLYPKKKVLELTLSPEATPLFGEVAEIRFQSLADALGAAPRILTSA, translated from the coding sequence ATGGACGGCGAAAACCAAACCATTTCAAACGAGTGGGGCCATTTCGTCCGCCCGCTCTTCAATGACCCTTCCGCCCGCGCGCTCAGCCGTGTCGGGGTTGTGGATGTCGGGTCGAACTCGGTTCGGCTGGTGGTCTTCGACGGTGCTGCGCGCTCTCCGGCCTATTTTTTCAATGAAAAGATCATGTGCGCCCTGGGCGAAGGCCTGACCCAAACCGGCAAACTCAGCCCGCAAGGCCGGGTTCGCGCCCTCGCAGCAATCCGCAGGTTTCAAAGGCTCGCCATCGGGATGCGCACCGGCCCGTTGACCGCAGTTGCCACCGCAGCGGTGCGTGACGCCGAAGATGGCCCTGAATTCAGGGACTTGGTGGAAGAAGAAACCGGCCTCAAACTGCACATAATCGACGGGCGCGAAGAGGCCCGCCTGTCGGCCCAAGGCGTGCTGCTCGGCTGGCCCGGCTCCTATGGTCTGGTCTGCGATATCGGCGGCGCCTCTATGGAACTCGCCGAGATAAACCATGGTGAGGTCGGCCGCCGCGTCACTTCGCAACTTGGCCCGTTGCGGCTCAAGGGCATCAAAGGCGGCCGCAAAGCCCGCAAAGCGCATATCAAGGAAATTGTTAGCCAATTGCGTGAAACGATGGGCGAACAACATAACCGGCTGTTTCTCGTCGGCGGCTCATGGCGCGCAATTGCCCGGATCGACATGGACCGGCGCGGCTACCCGCTGCATGTGCTGCACGAATACCGGATGACGCGCAAAGCGGTCTCCGCCACCGCCAAGCATATCGCGGCAAGCGATCCGTCCGAGCTGCGCGCGCGCTGCGGTGTCTCGGCCATCCGCATGGCGCTGGTGCCGATCGCGGCAGAAGTGCTCAAGGAGGTGGTGAAAACCTTTTCACCGCGTGACATCGCGGTATCGTCCTACGGTATCCGCGAAGGGATGCTTTATGAACAAATGCCGCAAAAGCTGCGTGACCGCGACCCGCTGATTGAAGCCTGCTATTTTGCGGAATCAAAGGACGCCCGCCTGCCCGGCTTCGGCCACACGCTTTATAACTTTATCTTGCCGCTGTTCAAAAATGCCTCAAATGAGCGTAAACGCCTGATCAAGGCCGCCTGCTTGCTGCACGATGTCACCTGGCGCGCCCACCCCGATTACCGCGCCGAAATGTGCTTTGATAATGCCACCCGCGCCAATCTTGGCGGACTCAAGCATTCTGAGCGTGTCTTTCTTGGTCTGGCATTGCTGCACCGTTATTCCAACTCCCGCAAAGGCACCCGGTTCGAGCCACTGTTCGATCTTGTTTCTCAATCGGATCAACAGGTTGCAGAGGTGATCGGCAAAGCCATGCGGTTCGGCGCGATGCTCTGGCTCGAAAAGGACGCGCGCCCCGGAAAACTCAGGCTCTATCCCAAGAAAAAGGTGCTCGAACTCACACTTTCGCCCGAGGCCACCCCGCTTTTCGGTGAGGTGGCCGAGATCCGCTTTCAATCCCTCGCCGATGCTCTGGGTGCCGCCCCGCGAATCCTAACCAGCGCCTGA
- a CDS encoding aminotransferase class III-fold pyridoxal phosphate-dependent enzyme, whose translation MAIETGALWAETFTGEAVVPVRVVSGSGNWAVLSDGRRMFEALSGHSCLNLGHGHPDLLAAMASSAGRLSYCSPEHPSDPAMALAARLDGVLGGGYKLRYALSGASANEIAIEVVRRRWSARGQPEKRVILSLVPSYHGNLGEAQFATGYAAFRVDGGERADFVHIPGPMDESGHLRSGEEITEWLEALVDRLGAGVLAGLIAEPVNFAGGVIVPEPGYFVALARFCARHEVSFIVDEIITGFGRTGDWFGFEALLAGTGLRPDLVCMGKGLTAGYFPLAAVAVDADIHAELAAADVTLKKVITMAGHPVGCDVALAQIGIVERDGLRAQVVENAARIRAVLRGLEELAWVRDVRGRGHMWGIEFQAAGGRGRADIASAVERHCLDRGLLVGAADGMLRINPPLSMSDAEREEMLTGLCAAVTAA comes from the coding sequence ATGGCAATCGAAACCGGGGCACTTTGGGCGGAGACCTTCACCGGCGAGGCTGTGGTGCCGGTGCGGGTGGTCTCGGGGAGCGGCAATTGGGCGGTGCTGAGCGATGGGCGGCGGATGTTCGAGGCGCTTTCGGGGCATAGCTGTCTTAACCTTGGGCATGGACATCCGGATTTGCTGGCGGCGATGGCGAGCTCGGCGGGGCGGCTTTCTTATTGCTCACCCGAGCATCCAAGCGACCCGGCGATGGCGCTGGCGGCGCGGCTGGATGGGGTGCTGGGGGGCGGTTACAAGCTGCGCTATGCATTGAGCGGGGCGTCGGCCAACGAGATCGCGATTGAAGTTGTGCGGCGGCGTTGGTCCGCGCGGGGGCAGCCCGAGAAGCGGGTGATATTGTCGCTGGTGCCGTCCTATCATGGCAATCTGGGGGAGGCGCAGTTTGCCACCGGCTATGCGGCGTTTCGGGTGGATGGGGGCGAACGGGCGGATTTTGTCCATATTCCGGGGCCGATGGATGAGAGCGGCCATTTGCGCAGCGGCGAGGAGATTACCGAATGGCTGGAGGCGTTGGTGGATCGGCTGGGGGCGGGGGTGCTGGCCGGGTTGATCGCGGAGCCGGTGAATTTTGCCGGCGGCGTGATTGTGCCCGAGCCGGGGTATTTCGTGGCGTTGGCGCGGTTTTGCGCCCGTCATGAGGTGAGTTTTATCGTCGATGAGATCATCACCGGATTTGGCCGCACCGGCGATTGGTTCGGGTTTGAGGCGCTGTTGGCGGGCACCGGGCTGCGGCCCGATCTGGTGTGCATGGGCAAGGGGTTGACGGCCGGGTATTTTCCGCTGGCCGCGGTGGCGGTGGACGCTGATATTCATGCAGAACTGGCAGCAGCCGATGTGACGCTGAAGAAGGTGATCACCATGGCGGGGCATCCGGTGGGCTGTGATGTGGCGCTGGCGCAGATTGGGATTGTGGAGCGGGACGGGTTGCGGGCGCAGGTGGTCGAGAACGCGGCGCGGATCAGGGCGGTGTTGCGTGGGCTGGAAGAATTGGCGTGGGTGCGTGACGTGCGCGGACGTGGGCACATGTGGGGGATCGAATTTCAGGCGGCTGGGGGCCGGGGCCGGGCGGATATTGCGAGCGCGGTTGAGCGGCATTGTCTGGACCGCGGGTTGTTGGTGGGCGCGGCGGACGGCATGCTTCGGATCAACCCGCCGCTGAGCATGAGTGACGCAGAGCGCGAGGAGATGCTGACGGGATTATGCGCGGCTGTGACGGCGGCATGA